One window of Schistocerca cancellata isolate TAMUIC-IGC-003103 chromosome 9, iqSchCanc2.1, whole genome shotgun sequence genomic DNA carries:
- the LOC126100348 gene encoding uncharacterized protein LOC126100348 isoform X2: MSSLFYWYCFDSAVTRRVLKYRRTRRMNHNTFQYVLQNIQDKISKQNTNFRRSITAEEKLCITIRYLSTGISFHALASSFRLGVSTVSVLVKDVCMAIWESLAPIHLPTPTVSRFKEIASEMHTRWGFPNCVGCIDGKHIRVQCPKLSGSMFYNYKQYYSIVLQAVADANYKFIAVDVGAYGKQSDAGVFKESMLYKKLTNGELLLPPPTRLEGMCQELPYVILGDEAYPLLENLMRPFPRRNLDNEKILYNDMHSRARKVVECAFGIMTNKWRLLRKEIETSVDVADHIVKCICLLHNIVIDREGCNVEAEKFCNNADMQTAGATFNRNSTLRSKTVRNTFVEYFVKNAT, translated from the exons atgtcttcactcttttattggtattgttttgactctgcagtaactcgtcgagttttgaagtacagaagaactaggag aatgaatcataatacatttcagtatgtgctgcagaacattcaagacaaaatttcgaaacagaacacaaattttcgcagaagtataacagcagaagaaaaattgtgtataacgataag gtatctgtccactggcatctcctttcatgcactggcatcgtcattccgattaggagtgtccaccgtatcagtgttggtgaaagacgtttgtatggccatatgggagtcacttgctcccattcatttaccaacgccaactgtttctcgatttaaagaaattgccagtgaaatgcatacgagatggggatttccaaactgtgttggatgtatagacgggaagcacatacgtgtccaatgtcctaaactttctggcagcatgttttacaattacaaacagtattattcgattgtactccaagcagttgctgatgcaaattacaaatttatagctgtggatgttggtgcctacggtaaacagtctgatgcaggtgtgtttaaagaaagtatgttatataagaaacttacaaatggggagctgttattaccgccaccaacaagacttgaaggaatgtgtcaggaactaccgtacgtcattttgggagatgaagcttaccccttattagagaatttgatgagaccttttcctcggagaaatttggacaacgagaagattctatacaatgatatgcattccagagcaagaaaagttgttgaatgtgcatttggtataatgaccaataaatggagactactgaggaaggaaattgaaacatccgttgacgtagctgatcacatagtcaagtgcatttgtctacttcataatattgtcattgacagagaaggatgcaatgttgaagctgaaaagttttgtaacaatgctgatatgcagacagctggtgccacattcaacagaaattccacattacgttcgaaaactgtcaggaacacttttgttgaatatttcgttaaaaatgcaacttaa
- the LOC126100348 gene encoding uncharacterized protein LOC126100348 isoform X1: MSSLFYWYCFDSAVTRRVLKYRRTRRLWIHPINSDRHLGEFFSLHEELKNYPEKFYSYYRMNHNTFQYVLQNIQDKISKQNTNFRRSITAEEKLCITIRYLSTGISFHALASSFRLGVSTVSVLVKDVCMAIWESLAPIHLPTPTVSRFKEIASEMHTRWGFPNCVGCIDGKHIRVQCPKLSGSMFYNYKQYYSIVLQAVADANYKFIAVDVGAYGKQSDAGVFKESMLYKKLTNGELLLPPPTRLEGMCQELPYVILGDEAYPLLENLMRPFPRRNLDNEKILYNDMHSRARKVVECAFGIMTNKWRLLRKEIETSVDVADHIVKCICLLHNIVIDREGCNVEAEKFCNNADMQTAGATFNRNSTLRSKTVRNTFVEYFVKNAT; this comes from the exons atgtcttcactcttttattggtattgttttgactctgcagtaactcgtcgagttttgaagtacagaagaactaggaggttatggattcatcccataaatagcgacagacatttaggagagtttttttctttacatgaagaacttaaaaactatcctgaaaaattttattcatattacagaatgaatcataatacatttcagtatgtgctgcagaacattcaagacaaaatttcgaaacagaacacaaattttcgcagaagtataacagcagaagaaaaattgtgtataacgataag gtatctgtccactggcatctcctttcatgcactggcatcgtcattccgattaggagtgtccaccgtatcagtgttggtgaaagacgtttgtatggccatatgggagtcacttgctcccattcatttaccaacgccaactgtttctcgatttaaagaaattgccagtgaaatgcatacgagatggggatttccaaactgtgttggatgtatagacgggaagcacatacgtgtccaatgtcctaaactttctggcagcatgttttacaattacaaacagtattattcgattgtactccaagcagttgctgatgcaaattacaaatttatagctgtggatgttggtgcctacggtaaacagtctgatgcaggtgtgtttaaagaaagtatgttatataagaaacttacaaatggggagctgttattaccgccaccaacaagacttgaaggaatgtgtcaggaactaccgtacgtcattttgggagatgaagcttaccccttattagagaatttgatgagaccttttcctcggagaaatttggacaacgagaagattctatacaatgatatgcattccagagcaagaaaagttgttgaatgtgcatttggtataatgaccaataaatggagactactgaggaaggaaattgaaacatccgttgacgtagctgatcacatagtcaagtgcatttgtctacttcataatattgtcattgacagagaaggatgcaatgttgaagctgaaaagttttgtaacaatgctgatatgcagacagctggtgccacattcaacagaaattccacattacgttcgaaaactgtcaggaacacttttgttgaatatttcgttaaaaatgcaacttaa